In one Leishmania infantum JPCM5 genome chromosome 7 genomic region, the following are encoded:
- a CDS encoding putative vacuolar-type Ca2+-ATPase: MRASEMEDHHAPLPLSGATGTFRSYGTYTYDVHEFDRMRKEDLASSVRQRFTKRSHTVIMGGENFGAGVQDSLEDIFARANEATPMYEKLGKVEGIANTLHTSLKNGVDGNTVEARRAFFGKNALPEEPPLTFWEMYKASWEDSMIRLLTVAAIVSLILGLTVPDPGETEVNYKTGWIEGFAIICSVIIVTTVSSVNDYNKEKRFHKLTEENSAQPVRVRRGGKDVTIDVTEIVVGDIVNLSPGLVVPVDGFYVTGMSVVIDESSVTGENDPKKKNANAPIILTGTVVNNAEDA, from the coding sequence ATGCGCGCATCAGAGATGGAGGATCATCACGCCCCGTTGCCGCTGTCAGGAGCGACAGGCACCTTTCGCTCGTACGGCACGTACACCTACGACGTTCACGAGTTTGACCGCATGCGGAAAGAGGAcctcgcctcctcggtgcgccagcgcttTACCAAGCGCTCCCACACGGTGATTATGGGCGGCGAGAACTTCGGTGCAGGCGTTCAAGATTCGCTCGAGGACATCTTTGCCCGCGCCAACGAGGCAACGCCGATGTACGAAAAACTCGGCAAGGTAGAGGGCATCGCGAACACGCTGCACACGTCCCTGAAAAACGGCGTGGACGGCAACACCGTggaggcgcgccgcgccttctTTGGCAAGAACGCACTGCCCGAGGAACCGCCGCTAACCTTTTGGGAGATGTACAAGGCCTCGTGGGAGGACAGCATGATCCGCctgctgacggtggcggccaTCGTGTCGCTCATCCTGGGCCTCACCGTGCCGGATCCCGGCGAGACGGAGGTGAACTACAAGACGGGCTGGATCGAGGGCTTTGCCATCATCTGCTCTGTTATCATCGTGACCACAGTGTCATCCGTTAACGACTATAACAAGGAGAAACGGTTCCACAAGCTGACGGAGGAGAACTCCGCGCAGCCGGTTcgcgtgcgccgtggcggaaAAGATGTCACGATCGATGTGACGGAGATTGTCGTGGGCGATATCGTGAACCTGTCGCCTGGCCTTGTGGTGCCTGTGGATGGGTTCTACGTGACGGGCATGAGCGTTGTGATCGACGAGAGCAGCGTGACGGGCGAGAATGACCCGAAGAAGAAGAACGCGAACGCGCCGATCATTTTGACAGGGACTGTGGTGAACAATGCGGAGGATGCG
- a CDS encoding putative Qa-SNARE protein gives MRAGVNAKLGGGNESTLIEHMKASVQPSTAAAAETQRAPQLAAAANLQSGYSGIGSGPSAAVPPADSAVISSSTTAQQTRENIERALRMNEATNNSGYATLQSLGKQREVIQNSLNTVDSTHQHLSDSRQVIRDIRMGVYKEWLIKGCVVAFLMLLIVVIIYSKFIRK, from the coding sequence ATGCGCGCAGGGGTGAATGCGAAGCTGGGTGGCGGCAATGAAAGCACGCTGATCGAGCACATGAAGGCTTCCGTGCAGCCgtccaccgcggcagccgcggagaCGCAACGGGCGCCGCAACTTGCAGCTGCCGCGAATCTGCAAAGTGGCTACAgcggcatcggcagcggccccagcgcagcggtgccgccggccgACTCCGCCGTaatctcctcctcgacgacCGCACAGCAGACGCGCGAGAACATCGAGCGCGCGCTTCGCATGAACGAGGCCACGAACAACTCCGGCTACGCTACTTTGCAGTCGCTGGGAAAGCAGCGCGAAGTCATCCAGAACAGCCTCAACACGGTAGATTCGACGCACCAACATCTTAGCGACTCCCGCCAGGTAATCCGCGACATCCGCATGGGCGTGTATAAGGAGTGGCTCATCAAGGGATGCGTCGTTGCGTTTCTGATGCTCCTGATCGTTGTCATTATCTATTCGAAGTTCATTCGGAAGTAG